A section of the Marinoscillum sp. 108 genome encodes:
- a CDS encoding ATP-binding protein: protein MMNREGYHILLATFLSLLPFLGIGQDQSVADSLIEVADRFPRQDTARLRILTLIANNQTDPQKKLKFADLLMEEAREIQDLKFLHHAYLNQGQAYRLMGDFDVAIYSLFKALDYAEKSGYIKGEAGANTALADVYSILGNHNNSLLYYKEALGQLTSQDSVLLATILLNMGDEYYMSNMYDSALVCFQESKRIYERMGGDRSGLAYNLGNIGLVQAQQGDLEQAERNVRASIRELEKLEDHYGSAIFLTYMAEIYQRKGLLRDAKEFADSSMSISRRYGLKAEIRDNSLRLADIYAMSADYESAYRYHQEYVALKDSISNDEIYNRIENLEGAFELAKKQAEVDLLKAEQKNHQIIVTTATLIAIILTILAYVSFSYYRSKARINVVLEEQKRVLETLNETKDKFFSIISHDLRGPINSFHGISSLIKYFVASREPDQLLEVADDIDKSVDELSNLLDNLLSWAMKQQGQFSYAPEALNLKEMAEELVATLGNMARGKGIALSADIDPDISLWADRNTTMTILRNLVNNALKFTPRGGKVELTAKVKDQMVEIRVVDTGVGMTEEKVENIFMLEDDKSTYGTAGEKGLGLGLQLVHEFIEVNNGRIYVQSQENVGTEFVVELPASVQTESVMV, encoded by the coding sequence ATGATGAATCGAGAAGGCTATCATATTCTACTAGCAACATTCCTTTCATTATTGCCCTTTTTGGGCATTGGTCAGGATCAGTCGGTGGCTGATAGCCTTATCGAGGTAGCTGATAGATTTCCTCGGCAAGACACTGCTCGTCTGAGAATTCTTACCCTGATCGCCAATAATCAAACAGACCCCCAAAAGAAACTGAAATTTGCTGACCTCCTCATGGAGGAGGCCAGAGAGATACAGGATCTCAAGTTTCTGCATCATGCTTATTTAAATCAGGGCCAGGCCTATCGGCTCATGGGTGACTTTGATGTGGCTATATACTCTCTTTTCAAAGCGTTGGACTATGCAGAGAAGTCGGGGTATATCAAAGGGGAGGCTGGAGCCAACACGGCCTTGGCGGATGTTTATTCCATTTTGGGAAACCATAACAATTCTCTTCTCTATTATAAGGAGGCGCTCGGTCAACTCACCTCTCAGGACAGTGTTTTACTGGCTACCATTTTACTCAATATGGGCGATGAGTATTATATGTCTAATATGTACGACTCGGCATTGGTCTGTTTTCAGGAGTCGAAGCGGATCTATGAGCGAATGGGTGGTGATCGGTCGGGGCTTGCTTATAATTTGGGGAATATTGGTCTGGTACAGGCGCAGCAGGGAGACCTTGAGCAGGCGGAGCGGAATGTGAGAGCCTCAATCCGGGAGCTGGAAAAGCTGGAAGATCACTATGGAAGCGCCATTTTTCTCACTTACATGGCGGAGATTTATCAGCGAAAGGGACTGCTTCGTGACGCTAAGGAATTTGCAGATTCGAGTATGTCTATTTCCAGGCGATATGGACTAAAAGCTGAGATCAGAGACAATAGCTTGAGATTGGCAGATATCTATGCGATGAGCGCTGATTATGAATCCGCTTATAGGTACCATCAGGAGTATGTTGCCCTGAAAGACAGTATCTCCAACGATGAAATCTATAACAGAATCGAGAACTTGGAAGGGGCCTTTGAGCTGGCGAAGAAACAGGCGGAGGTGGACTTACTGAAGGCTGAGCAGAAAAATCATCAGATCATCGTCACCACCGCCACATTGATTGCAATCATCCTGACCATTCTGGCCTATGTCAGCTTCAGTTATTACCGATCGAAGGCGCGAATCAATGTAGTGCTGGAGGAACAAAAACGTGTATTGGAGACACTCAATGAAACCAAGGATAAGTTTTTTTCAATCATTTCTCATGATCTCCGAGGGCCGATCAATTCTTTTCATGGGATCAGTTCGCTGATCAAATACTTTGTGGCCTCCAGAGAGCCGGATCAGCTTCTGGAAGTGGCTGATGACATTGACAAGTCAGTGGACGAGTTATCCAACCTGCTGGATAACCTGCTCAGCTGGGCGATGAAACAACAGGGGCAGTTTTCTTATGCGCCTGAAGCGCTCAACCTCAAAGAGATGGCCGAGGAGCTGGTGGCCACACTGGGTAACATGGCCAGGGGAAAAGGGATCGCTTTGTCTGCGGATATTGATCCGGATATTTCACTTTGGGCGGATCGAAATACCACCATGACTATTTTGAGAAATCTGGTCAATAATGCTTTGAAATTCACTCCCAGAGGTGGCAAGGTGGAGCTTACTGCCAAGGTTAAGGATCAAATGGTGGAGATCCGCGTCGTGGATACAGGTGTGGGTATGACGGAGGAGAAGGTTGAGAATATTTTTATGCTGGAAGATGACAAGAGTACCTATGGTACTGCGGGTGAAAAGGGGCTGGGATTGGGATTGCAGCTTGTTCATGAGTTCATAGAGGTCAATAATGGTCGCATCTATGTACAAAGCCAGGAAAATGTGGGCACCGAATTTGTCGTTGAACTTCCTGCCAGTGTACAGACAGAAAGTGTAATGGTCTAG
- a CDS encoding tetratricopeptide repeat-containing sensor histidine kinase produces the protein MTTRYTLLLLLTLLLSPSVGASDKLDSLKGISLQNMDYEEKIKVLKSILLHSVNNDDSTIFYGNRLLQEAHETDHSNKFWANVYLGQAYKSQGSYESALEYLFEALRIGDHLTKKDVAMVNSLIGTLYGKIGDVEKLAHYFSLCIGQYETGDYQDSIRQVIAYNNLAEGYYNNDYLDSSLKYYQKAEFFAQELKREYLTKVITGNIGMVNARLGNLDLAEEQLSNALEYKSSMGNDAGTITTYQFHLADVYFQKNRIDQARDLVEEALALAHQRGLKEQISDGSLKMSEFYTHVGDFEKALQFYQQHIVYRDSIRNLAMIQNLADMRTRYEVGQKQAEVDVLTAEKRIQQLIMLAIGAFALVLVVLAGIIYKYYQTKSRINRELESLNQTKDKFFSIISHDLRGPVSSFFGISRMIKFLVQTKETDQLMVIADDIDESVERLSNLLDNLLTWAMQQQGHFPNNPERLSLGEMAEEIVKTLGNMAKAKNVELSTRVEENLEVWADKNMTMTILRNLVNNALKFTPEKGQVRISAKTVNGLAVIRIADSGVGIPKSKLDTLFKFHDKKSTYGTAGEKGLGLGLQLVHEFVEINGGSIDVETAESMGTTFIVRLPLPIS, from the coding sequence ATGACAACAAGATACACTTTACTATTGTTATTGACACTCCTTTTGAGTCCGAGTGTGGGGGCTAGTGATAAACTCGATAGCCTGAAGGGAATAAGCCTCCAAAATATGGATTATGAGGAAAAAATCAAGGTGCTCAAGTCCATTTTGCTGCATTCGGTCAATAACGACGATTCTACCATTTTCTATGGCAACAGGCTGCTGCAGGAGGCTCATGAGACTGATCATTCCAATAAGTTTTGGGCCAACGTGTATTTGGGTCAGGCTTATAAATCTCAAGGTAGCTATGAGTCAGCACTGGAATATCTTTTTGAGGCCCTCCGGATTGGTGACCATCTCACCAAAAAGGATGTAGCGATGGTCAACAGCCTTATCGGTACGCTCTACGGTAAAATAGGAGACGTTGAAAAACTTGCCCATTATTTCAGCTTGTGTATCGGGCAATACGAAACCGGAGATTATCAGGACTCCATAAGGCAGGTTATTGCTTATAACAATCTCGCAGAAGGATACTACAACAATGATTATCTCGACTCTTCGCTGAAGTACTACCAAAAAGCGGAATTTTTTGCTCAGGAACTCAAAAGAGAATACCTCACCAAGGTAATTACTGGCAATATTGGTATGGTGAATGCTCGCCTTGGTAACCTCGATTTGGCGGAAGAGCAACTATCTAATGCTTTGGAATACAAATCGTCGATGGGAAATGATGCCGGTACGATTACCACTTATCAGTTTCATCTGGCGGATGTTTATTTTCAAAAGAATCGAATCGATCAGGCGAGGGATCTGGTGGAAGAAGCACTGGCACTGGCACATCAGCGTGGGCTCAAGGAGCAGATTAGCGATGGGAGTTTGAAAATGAGTGAATTTTATACTCATGTAGGTGATTTTGAAAAAGCCCTGCAGTTTTACCAACAGCACATTGTCTATCGAGACAGCATTCGCAATCTGGCCATGATCCAGAACCTGGCGGATATGCGTACCAGGTATGAGGTAGGTCAAAAACAGGCTGAAGTGGATGTACTCACAGCAGAGAAGAGAATCCAACAACTGATCATGCTCGCCATTGGGGCTTTTGCGCTGGTGTTGGTGGTGCTGGCCGGGATTATTTACAAGTATTATCAGACCAAATCCAGGATTAATCGCGAACTGGAATCACTCAACCAGACCAAGGATAAGTTCTTTTCCATTATCTCCCATGACCTCCGGGGCCCTGTCAGTTCATTTTTCGGGATTAGCAGAATGATCAAGTTTTTGGTGCAAACCAAAGAAACTGATCAACTGATGGTGATCGCCGATGACATAGACGAATCCGTGGAGCGCTTATCCAATCTGCTGGACAACCTTCTTACATGGGCCATGCAGCAGCAGGGACATTTTCCAAACAATCCCGAAAGGCTCAGTCTGGGAGAAATGGCTGAAGAGATTGTTAAAACACTTGGCAACATGGCCAAGGCAAAAAATGTGGAGCTTTCAACCAGAGTGGAGGAGAACCTGGAAGTATGGGCAGATAAAAACATGACCATGACCATTCTTCGAAATCTGGTGAACAATGCACTGAAATTCACCCCGGAAAAGGGTCAGGTAAGGATATCCGCCAAGACTGTGAATGGACTCGCGGTGATTCGTATTGCGGACTCCGGGGTGGGGATTCCCAAGAGTAAACTGGATACTTTGTTTAAATTTCACGATAAGAAAAGTACCTATGGGACGGCCGGGGAGAAGGGGCTCGGCCTGGGCTTACAGTTGGTACATGAGTTTGTGGAGATAAATGGGGGAAGTATTGATGTGGAAACGGCAGAGAGCATGGGCACCACCTTTATTGTGAGGCTACCGTTACCGATAAGCTAA
- a CDS encoding tetratricopeptide repeat-containing sensor histidine kinase yields the protein MTNNQIGKVVMFTTFFFLYLASYAQNQKMADSLKLTLPGIIEDSVSLSVLKKITLSETNPDEKIKYSLMLIELSEKRKDYYHLQYGYSALGIGYRLRGDLEKSLESLFASATIAEKYDLRTNLGEVYAEISNTFLRRDNDIVNAISFNNKAIDIFRATGDTQQLALTLLNTGYNYYENKEYDSAIIYYDEAKAIFIEIKLTIGIAYSIGNKALIKRELGDYKGAEADLREAIEILKPLGDTYGISDYLIHLGKIYVDQGLIDKAIAIYNESLKMARDIGLKEQMRDAYGKLAELYEAEGNYQQAMGYLRQYFLYKDSISDASTVKKLADIRTEFEVGQKQAEVDLLTAEKKTQRVVMISIAAFAFILFILAIVIYQYYQTKSRINKELEALNQTKDKFFSIISHDLRGPVSSFFGISRMIKFLVQSKETEQLLEIADDIDESVERLSTLLDNLLTWAMQQQGQFPNHPEKLHLADMAGELVNTLGTMAKGKKIDLSADVQSDLVLWADKNTTMTILRNLVNNALKFTPEGGQVTISAQRDKQMVKTGVSDTGVGIPKEKMDSLFRLQDKKSTYGTSGEKGLGLGLQLVHEFIEMNGGSIEVESETGKGTTFMVSLPLFVEK from the coding sequence ATGACTAATAATCAAATCGGAAAGGTGGTGATGTTCACCACCTTTTTTTTTCTGTACTTGGCCAGCTACGCTCAGAATCAGAAAATGGCTGACAGTCTCAAGCTGACCCTTCCAGGAATCATTGAGGATTCTGTTTCGCTGAGTGTGTTAAAGAAAATAACCCTGAGTGAGACTAATCCTGATGAAAAGATTAAGTACAGTCTCATGCTGATTGAGCTATCCGAAAAGAGAAAAGACTATTACCATTTACAGTATGGGTATAGTGCACTTGGTATAGGATACAGGCTCAGAGGGGACCTGGAGAAGTCCTTGGAAAGCCTGTTTGCATCCGCTACCATAGCAGAGAAGTATGATTTGAGAACCAATCTGGGAGAAGTATATGCCGAGATTTCAAATACCTTTCTAAGGAGAGATAATGACATTGTCAATGCGATCAGTTTTAATAACAAAGCCATTGACATTTTTCGTGCCACCGGAGATACTCAACAATTGGCACTGACACTGCTGAATACAGGCTATAACTATTATGAGAATAAGGAATATGATTCCGCGATCATCTATTATGATGAGGCAAAAGCCATTTTCATTGAGATCAAGCTGACCATTGGTATTGCCTATAGTATTGGAAATAAGGCCCTCATCAAGCGGGAGCTAGGCGACTATAAGGGTGCCGAGGCTGATCTCAGGGAGGCTATTGAGATCCTTAAGCCACTTGGAGATACTTACGGAATTTCGGATTACCTTATCCATTTGGGGAAAATTTATGTAGACCAGGGGTTGATCGATAAGGCAATAGCCATCTACAACGAATCGCTGAAAATGGCCCGAGATATTGGCCTGAAGGAGCAAATGAGAGATGCGTATGGCAAACTGGCGGAATTGTATGAGGCAGAAGGAAACTATCAACAAGCGATGGGCTACCTGAGGCAATATTTTCTCTACAAAGACAGTATCTCAGATGCTAGCACCGTGAAAAAGCTGGCGGATATCCGTACGGAATTCGAAGTGGGTCAAAAGCAGGCGGAAGTGGACTTGCTCACCGCAGAAAAGAAGACTCAGCGAGTGGTCATGATTTCGATCGCTGCGTTTGCATTCATTTTGTTTATTCTGGCTATTGTGATTTACCAATATTATCAAACCAAGTCCAGGATCAATAAGGAGCTGGAAGCACTCAACCAGACCAAGGACAAGTTTTTCTCCATTATCTCCCACGATCTGAGGGGGCCGGTTAGTTCGTTTTTTGGGATTAGCCGAATGATCAAATTTCTGGTGCAGTCCAAAGAGACTGAGCAGTTGCTGGAGATAGCCGATGACATAGATGAGTCCGTAGAGCGCCTATCCACGCTGTTGGATAACCTGCTCACCTGGGCGATGCAGCAGCAGGGTCAGTTTCCGAATCATCCAGAAAAACTCCATCTGGCCGATATGGCTGGTGAGCTGGTGAACACACTTGGCACTATGGCCAAAGGCAAGAAAATTGACCTCTCTGCTGACGTGCAGTCAGATCTTGTACTCTGGGCAGACAAGAATACCACCATGACCATCCTGAGAAATCTCGTGAACAATGCACTGAAGTTTACACCTGAGGGCGGGCAGGTGACCATCTCGGCCCAACGAGATAAACAAATGGTGAAAACAGGGGTATCTGATACGGGTGTTGGGATTCCAAAGGAGAAGATGGACAGCCTGTTTAGGCTTCAGGATAAGAAAAGTACCTATGGCACTTCAGGAGAAAAAGGACTTGGACTTGGGTTGCAGTTGGTGCATGAATTTATCGAAATGAACGGTGGTAGCATCGAAGTGGAGAGCGAAACTGGAAAGGGAACCACCTTCATGGTGAGTTTGCCATTATTTGTAGAAAAGTAG
- a CDS encoding PAS domain-containing sensor histidine kinase encodes MGLSRFLINVHDDLSGLERRKFVVLKKVNFVAIVVALALMCINGFSGLVLQSLACLLAILLIFLPVILLLNRGRYHFAASLFTFGLLAMLSGVAYSNILIDRKTHLEVIIIGLSVIAPILYEGWWRRCVFACIFLALCGLEALKYISHDIPLPSDYWFALLNYCVAFLLIYFFSAVFRDELARSIEEADRLNEKLTSSEEQLKKSKLMMDSLLNNLPLFLAMLDRKGNYLIVNKKYEDAFGIPIQEIIGHHYRDVLPDEIVAFHDPLIEKCLAGTPQDFYQNISQENGAFTHSYGKYFPIFGEDNQVEYVTVFVTDVTELKEAEHKLRELNRTKDKLFSIIAHDLMSPIDTLKNTLYLQDHGELSQEEMKRYTQSVRENLSGLSHMLDNLLSWAKAQFHGAPSHKSAVCLHQLIEESAGLCEEILRKKQILLRNEVSTDLILQVHENDLRVIIRNLLNNALKFNREGGSIYVSVQTESESIVCTVRDEGVGISESRLEQIRGRVVMDSEMGTSGEKGTGIGLSLCSELATRNGWGIRVSSKKGEGAAFTVVMPVNGLILR; translated from the coding sequence ATGGGGTTATCCAGGTTTCTTATCAATGTGCATGATGATCTTTCCGGGTTAGAGAGGCGGAAGTTTGTGGTCTTAAAGAAGGTCAACTTTGTGGCCATAGTGGTGGCTCTGGCGCTCATGTGCATCAATGGTTTCTCTGGGTTGGTCCTTCAGTCCCTTGCTTGTTTACTTGCCATTCTACTTATCTTTTTGCCCGTCATTTTATTGCTGAACCGTGGGAGATATCACTTTGCAGCATCATTGTTCACATTTGGGCTGCTGGCTATGCTATCCGGTGTGGCTTACTCCAACATCCTCATTGATAGAAAAACACACCTCGAGGTGATTATCATTGGTCTATCAGTCATAGCGCCGATTCTCTATGAGGGTTGGTGGAGAAGGTGCGTTTTCGCTTGCATTTTTCTTGCGCTCTGTGGCCTGGAGGCCCTCAAGTATATATCACATGATATTCCCCTTCCCTCCGATTATTGGTTTGCCCTCCTCAACTATTGCGTGGCGTTTCTGCTGATTTATTTTTTTAGCGCAGTTTTCAGAGATGAACTGGCCCGTTCTATAGAGGAGGCTGATCGCCTGAATGAAAAATTAACCTCTAGCGAAGAACAACTGAAGAAGTCCAAGCTAATGATGGATTCATTGTTGAATAACCTGCCCTTGTTTTTGGCTATGCTGGACAGAAAAGGGAATTATTTGATTGTGAATAAGAAATATGAAGATGCTTTCGGGATTCCGATACAAGAAATCATAGGTCATCATTATAGAGATGTACTGCCCGATGAGATTGTGGCTTTTCATGATCCGCTGATAGAGAAGTGTCTGGCAGGAACCCCTCAGGATTTTTATCAGAATATTTCTCAGGAAAACGGAGCTTTCACGCACTCCTACGGCAAGTATTTCCCCATTTTCGGTGAGGATAATCAGGTAGAATATGTGACAGTATTTGTGACTGATGTGACAGAACTAAAGGAGGCTGAGCATAAGCTTAGAGAGCTCAATCGGACAAAAGATAAGCTGTTCTCCATCATAGCCCATGACCTGATGAGCCCTATTGATACCTTGAAAAATACACTTTACCTGCAGGATCATGGCGAGCTGAGCCAGGAAGAGATGAAAAGGTATACTCAGAGCGTGAGGGAGAACCTTTCAGGCCTTTCGCATATGCTGGATAACTTGCTTTCGTGGGCCAAAGCTCAGTTTCATGGAGCACCCTCGCATAAGAGTGCCGTGTGCCTGCATCAGTTAATAGAAGAGAGCGCGGGTCTTTGCGAAGAGATTTTGCGGAAAAAGCAAATATTACTGCGCAACGAGGTGTCTACGGATTTGATTTTGCAGGTGCATGAAAATGACCTTCGTGTGATTATCAGAAACCTGCTGAACAATGCCCTGAAATTTAACCGTGAAGGAGGCAGTATCTATGTGAGTGTGCAGACCGAATCAGAATCAATAGTCTGTACAGTGCGAGATGAGGGGGTGGGGATCTCAGAGTCGCGGTTGGAGCAGATCAGGGGCCGTGTGGTGATGGATTCTGAAATGGGCACTTCAGGTGAGAAAGGGACTGGCATAGGACTTTCGCTCTGCTCAGAGCTTGCCACCAGAAATGGCTGGGGCATCCGGGTATCTAGCAAGAAGGGTGAAGGGGCGGCATTCACTGTAGTGATGCCAGTAAACGGCTTGATTTTAAGATGA
- a CDS encoding DUF4382 domain-containing protein, giving the protein MKTFKSILAAILIVGTAGFLMSCESELESKGTASIGVTDAAVDAENISGVYLKVNEVQATAQGKTKTVVAFDSPKTFNVMDYQNGATYDLGEGQIDAGSYSELRFILDEGSYVKFKDGTTADLDVPSGTTSGYKVKGDYEINSDSRTNLVVDIDLRKAFVKTGSGEYKLRPTARIVNKDRSAVINGTVSGNTADKVVVYAYEKGTYKESETAEPADGESRFENSINSAVVANGQFTMAYMEEGEYDLIAVAYDENPEEDTYAFRSASEVDMMVAGSLLSVLKVEANANINVLINLDF; this is encoded by the coding sequence ATGAAAACGTTTAAATCAATTTTAGCAGCGATTCTTATTGTAGGAACAGCAGGGTTTTTGATGTCCTGCGAAAGTGAGTTAGAATCCAAAGGTACCGCAAGCATTGGAGTCACCGATGCGGCCGTTGATGCCGAAAATATATCTGGAGTCTATCTCAAAGTAAATGAAGTGCAAGCCACAGCACAGGGTAAAACCAAAACGGTAGTGGCCTTCGATTCTCCGAAGACCTTTAATGTAATGGACTATCAGAATGGTGCTACCTACGATCTTGGTGAAGGCCAGATTGACGCAGGTAGTTACAGCGAACTGAGATTCATACTGGATGAAGGTTCTTATGTGAAGTTCAAAGATGGAACTACCGCTGACCTGGATGTACCTAGTGGTACTACCTCCGGTTATAAAGTAAAAGGTGATTATGAGATCAACAGTGATAGCAGAACGAACCTTGTGGTTGACATTGACCTCAGAAAAGCTTTTGTGAAAACCGGATCTGGTGAATATAAACTACGACCCACCGCGCGTATTGTAAACAAAGACCGATCTGCCGTCATCAACGGTACTGTGTCTGGTAATACAGCTGATAAAGTAGTGGTTTATGCCTACGAAAAGGGCACTTATAAAGAGTCTGAAACCGCTGAGCCAGCAGATGGCGAGTCAAGGTTTGAAAACTCCATCAACAGTGCCGTGGTAGCCAATGGCCAGTTCACAATGGCCTACATGGAAGAAGGCGAGTACGACCTGATTGCTGTGGCCTATGATGAAAACCCTGAAGAGGATACTTACGCTTTCAGAAGCGCCTCCGAAGTGGACATGATGGTAGCTGGCTCACTGTTGAGTGTACTCAAAGTGGAAGCAAACGCGAACATCAATGTATTAATCAATCTTGATTTCTAA
- a CDS encoding DUF4142 domain-containing protein, protein MKKFILILLPILALAGCQSRTYYGAQSTNLQRFDGWQEENATFLMEANDLTLLLQNLSTLAMTEANRRDTYLTAEEAYPEFQNLLLDFKIEAAARRVKLSSVLSKDNDLIYQQLRTAQKDDFDSLYQKIMLQKIAELQSISEDYTLKGHNEGLKDFSEKIINTLSPLREKIKALEMT, encoded by the coding sequence ATGAAAAAATTCATACTCATACTACTTCCGATATTAGCACTGGCAGGCTGTCAAAGTAGAACTTACTACGGTGCCCAGAGCACCAATCTGCAGCGATTTGACGGATGGCAGGAAGAAAACGCCACCTTCCTGATGGAAGCCAATGACCTCACCCTCCTGCTTCAAAATCTCTCCACTCTGGCAATGACTGAAGCCAATCGCAGAGACACGTACCTCACTGCCGAAGAAGCCTATCCAGAATTCCAAAACCTCCTCTTAGACTTTAAAATAGAGGCCGCAGCCAGGCGAGTGAAACTCTCAAGTGTGCTCAGCAAAGACAATGACCTCATCTACCAGCAGCTGAGAACCGCGCAGAAGGATGATTTTGACAGTCTCTATCAAAAAATAATGCTTCAAAAAATAGCTGAGCTACAGAGTATTTCAGAGGACTACACCCTTAAAGGACACAATGAAGGCCTCAAAGACTTTAGTGAAAAAATCATTAACACCCTGTCACCACTTCGTGAAAAGATAAAGGCCCTGGAAATGACCTGA